One genomic window of Butyricicoccus intestinisimiae includes the following:
- a CDS encoding amidophosphoribosyltransferase — protein MGGFFGVASKEDCVFDLFFGTDYHSHLGTRRGGMVTYGENGFDRSIHNIENAPFRTKFDKDMQEMKGNLGIGCISDFEPQPLIVRSHHGTYAITTVSKINNIEEIVSSIFSNGNSHFLEMSGGEVNPTELVAALINQKENFIEGIHYALETIDGSLTMMILTSKGIYAARDKYGRTPIVLGKKEDAYCISFEDFAFQNLGYKPFKELGPGEIDVITPDGVKTLLAPGKQMKICTFLWVYYGYPSSSYEGVNVEEMRYRCGEKMAMRDNVKPDIVAGVPDSGIAHAVGYANASGIPFSRPFIKYTPTWPRSFMPTIQSKRNLIAKMKLLAVHDLIKDKRLLLIDDSIVRGTQLRETTEFLYESGAKEVHIRPACPPLVYGCKYLNFSRSSSEMDLITRRVIARLEDSETVSDEVLQQYTDPESPKYDEMIEEIRKELNFTTLRYNRLDDMLDAVGIPKENLCTYCWNGKE, from the coding sequence ATGGGCGGCTTTTTCGGAGTAGCATCAAAAGAGGATTGTGTATTTGATCTGTTTTTTGGCACAGATTATCATTCGCATTTGGGAACGCGCCGCGGCGGCATGGTGACGTATGGAGAAAACGGGTTTGACCGTTCCATCCACAACATTGAAAACGCACCGTTCCGTACCAAATTTGACAAGGACATGCAGGAAATGAAGGGCAATCTGGGCATCGGCTGTATTTCAGATTTCGAGCCGCAGCCGCTCATTGTTCGCTCGCACCACGGCACCTATGCCATCACAACCGTCAGCAAGATCAACAACATCGAGGAAATCGTTTCTTCCATCTTCAGCAACGGCAATTCTCATTTTCTTGAGATGAGCGGCGGCGAAGTCAACCCGACCGAACTGGTTGCCGCGCTGATTAACCAGAAGGAAAATTTCATCGAGGGCATTCACTATGCACTGGAGACCATTGACGGCTCTCTGACCATGATGATTTTGACATCCAAGGGCATTTACGCCGCACGCGACAAATACGGCAGAACACCGATCGTGCTCGGCAAAAAGGAAGATGCGTACTGCATTTCGTTTGAGGACTTTGCGTTCCAGAATCTCGGCTACAAGCCGTTCAAAGAGCTTGGACCGGGCGAAATTGATGTCATCACACCGGACGGCGTGAAAACCCTGCTCGCACCGGGCAAGCAGATGAAAATTTGTACGTTCCTGTGGGTATACTACGGCTACCCATCCAGTTCCTATGAAGGCGTGAACGTAGAAGAAATGCGCTACCGCTGCGGTGAAAAAATGGCGATGCGCGACAACGTCAAACCGGATATTGTCGCAGGTGTGCCGGATTCCGGCATTGCTCACGCCGTTGGATATGCCAATGCTTCCGGCATTCCGTTCTCCCGCCCGTTTATCAAATATACCCCGACTTGGCCGCGCTCGTTTATGCCGACCATCCAGAGCAAGCGCAATCTGATTGCCAAGATGAAGCTGCTCGCCGTGCACGATCTCATCAAGGACAAGCGTTTGCTGCTCATTGATGACTCGATTGTTCGCGGCACCCAGCTGCGCGAGACCACTGAATTTTTGTATGAGAGCGGCGCCAAGGAAGTACATATCCGTCCGGCATGTCCGCCGCTGGTTTACGGCTGCAAATATCTGAACTTCTCCCGTTCTTCCTCGGAAATGGATCTGATTACCCGCCGCGTCATCGCGCGTCTGGAAGATTCCGAAACGGTTTCCGACGAGGTACTCCAGCAGTACACGGATCCGGAATCTCCGAAGTATGACGAAATGATTGAAGAAATCCGCAAGGAGCTCAACTTCACAACGCTGCGCTACAACCGTCTGGATGACATGCTGGACGCGGTTGGCATTCCGAAGGAAAATCTTTGCACCTACTGCTGGAACGGCAAAGAATAA
- a CDS encoding PH domain-containing protein, which produces MSNSTPIWSDRKRIFCGLPWTFTTYTLTSDRLFIETGVLGKHEDEVRLYRILDISLSRSFSQRIFGLGTIHCCSADKTMGDFDIINIKNPREVKERLSELVEHERQAKHVTNREFMTHDTDFDDEDM; this is translated from the coding sequence ATGAGCAATTCGACCCCGATTTGGTCTGACAGAAAACGCATCTTCTGCGGACTTCCTTGGACGTTTACCACATATACGCTGACATCCGACCGTCTTTTTATCGAGACCGGCGTGTTGGGCAAGCATGAAGACGAGGTTCGTCTGTACCGTATTTTAGATATTTCGCTGTCGCGCAGCTTCTCTCAGCGCATATTCGGTCTGGGCACCATTCACTGCTGCTCTGCAGACAAGACCATGGGAGATTTTGACATCATCAACATCAAAAATCCGCGCGAGGTGAAGGAGCGGCTGTCTGAGCTAGTCGAACACGAACGGCAGGCAAAACATGTCACAAACCGTGAGTTCATGACACACGATACTGATTTTGATGACGAGGATATGTAA
- a CDS encoding Gfo/Idh/MocA family protein, protein MKTIKVGIAGLGRLGKVHANNIAFKIPNATLTAACSIVPAELEYAKNELDVTDLYTDYREMLEKADIDAVAIVTTSSEHCWQIEAALDAGKHVFTDKPLGVDLEQCKLAEAAVERHPDQVFFLGFMRRYDSSYAYAKKKIQEGAIGKPYMVKAIGIDPEALVEGSIKFAATSGGIFIDMAIHDIDLMRWFLEDEPTEVYALGATFKHPEFQAVGDDETAVATYKFKNGGIGVIHVGRTAPHGYHVETEIIGTEGSIRISPVPEKNLAMLYNSNGVVTECVEGFPERFAAAYLAEMQEFVDCICENRKPGVSVYDGTKSTAIGFGTTEAWKSGKVVAL, encoded by the coding sequence ATGAAAACCATCAAAGTTGGCATCGCCGGACTCGGCCGCCTCGGCAAGGTACACGCAAACAACATCGCTTTCAAGATTCCCAACGCAACCCTGACCGCTGCCTGCTCCATCGTTCCGGCAGAGCTGGAATACGCAAAGAACGAATTGGACGTCACCGATTTGTACACCGACTACCGCGAAATGCTGGAAAAGGCTGACATTGACGCAGTTGCCATCGTAACCACTTCCTCCGAGCACTGCTGGCAGATCGAAGCCGCTCTGGATGCCGGCAAGCACGTATTCACCGACAAGCCGCTCGGCGTAGATCTGGAGCAGTGCAAGCTGGCAGAAGCTGCTGTAGAGCGTCATCCGGATCAGGTATTCTTCCTCGGCTTTATGCGCCGCTATGATTCTTCCTATGCATACGCAAAGAAGAAGATTCAGGAAGGCGCCATCGGCAAGCCGTACATGGTCAAGGCAATCGGCATTGATCCGGAAGCTCTCGTAGAGGGTTCCATCAAGTTTGCAGCTACTTCCGGCGGCATCTTCATCGACATGGCAATCCATGATATTGATTTGATGCGCTGGTTCCTCGAGGACGAGCCGACCGAAGTATATGCACTGGGCGCAACCTTCAAGCATCCGGAGTTCCAGGCTGTCGGCGATGACGAAACCGCAGTTGCTACCTATAAGTTCAAGAACGGCGGCATCGGCGTCATCCATGTAGGCCGCACCGCACCGCACGGTTACCATGTAGAGACCGAAATCATCGGCACCGAGGGCAGCATCCGCATCAGCCCGGTACCGGAAAAGAACCTCGCTATGCTGTACAACTCCAACGGCGTTGTCACCGAGTGCGTAGAGGGCTTCCCGGAGCGCTTTGCCGCTGCTTATCTGGCAGAGATGCAGGAATTCGTCGACTGCATCTGTGAAAACAGAAAGCCGGGTGTGTCTGTATACGACGGCACCAAGTCCACCGCCATCGGCTTCGGCACCACAGAGGCTTGGAAGTCCGGCAAGGTTGTTGCTCTGTAA
- a CDS encoding LacI family DNA-binding transcriptional regulator, translated as MKPTVRSIAALAGVSRGTVSRVLNNQPDVSAEVRARVLRIIEETGYRKDTRFQGAEKIHIGVIVAHWQNEYFTNSTLRGIHLAERELNTARIQLDVRRMNSRSDGEYIRVCEELLESGVRGLVLNAPDNIVIAAEIERLSKAGVVVVTYNSDLPDSTRVCHVGQDLMKSGKIAAGLMARSLSPKDRILLITGNMEFRSHRVRIDGFLEHLKTLGFPSDSYDLKECYEQYELTYDAVRQAVDAFPNLRGIYMGTEHVKACVDALAKTRRRMTVVVNDLTPVARHALKIGAVDFVVEQDFTAQVRQAILLLQKHLLYGQTVRRPIAHVQTSIVTRELL; from the coding sequence ATGAAGCCGACAGTACGAAGCATTGCGGCGCTGGCGGGCGTATCCCGCGGAACAGTTAGCCGCGTTTTGAATAACCAGCCGGATGTCAGCGCGGAAGTGCGGGCGCGCGTGCTGCGCATCATAGAGGAAACAGGCTATCGAAAAGATACGCGGTTTCAAGGCGCGGAGAAAATCCATATTGGCGTCATCGTCGCGCACTGGCAAAATGAATATTTTACCAATAGTACGCTGCGCGGCATTCATTTGGCGGAACGAGAGCTGAACACGGCGAGAATCCAATTGGATGTGCGGCGCATGAACAGCCGCTCGGACGGGGAATATATTCGTGTCTGCGAAGAACTATTGGAAAGCGGCGTGCGCGGCTTGGTGCTCAATGCGCCAGATAATATCGTGATTGCCGCGGAAATTGAGCGGCTGAGCAAAGCGGGCGTTGTGGTTGTGACCTACAACTCGGACTTGCCGGACAGCACGCGCGTGTGTCATGTGGGGCAGGACTTGATGAAATCCGGAAAAATCGCCGCGGGTCTGATGGCGCGCAGCTTGTCGCCCAAAGACCGCATCCTGCTGATTACCGGAAACATGGAATTTCGGTCGCATCGCGTGCGCATCGACGGATTTTTGGAGCATCTGAAAACGCTGGGCTTTCCGTCAGACAGCTATGACTTGAAGGAATGCTATGAACAGTATGAACTGACATATGATGCCGTGCGGCAGGCAGTGGATGCGTTTCCGAACTTGCGCGGTATCTATATGGGAACGGAGCATGTGAAAGCCTGTGTGGACGCGCTGGCAAAGACGCGCCGCCGCATGACAGTCGTTGTCAACGATTTGACACCGGTGGCGAGACATGCATTAAAAATCGGCGCCGTTGACTTTGTGGTGGAGCAGGATTTTACAGCACAGGTACGGCAGGCAATCTTGCTGCTGCAAAAGCATTTGCTGTACGGGCAGACCGTGCGGCGCCCGATTGCGCATGTGCAGACGTCCATCGTGACGCGGGAGCTATTGTAA